GCCTATCTTATGCAAAAGTTTTTCCAACATCTTAAAATGTCTTATCTCATCCTCTGCAACTTCAAGCCAGTCATCATAATACTCTTTTGGAAGATCTTGAAACCTATACGCGGCATCGAGTGCCAAATCTATAGCACTGTACTCTATATGTGCTATCGCGTGTAAAAGATTAACCTGCCCCTCTTTAGTTGTTAAATTACTCCTTTTTGGAACAACTTGCGGAGGGACAATTTTACATACAGATGCATAAGATGGTTCTTCAAAAAATTTTGGCTTAAAATATTTTTCTAATATACACTCGTTATTTTGATATTTAGCATAAAAACTGTAAAATCTCACAAATTTATCATGTGGATTTTGCGTTTTAATTATTTCTTCTAATTCATTATAAAAATTCATATTGAAAGTATAAAGGTATTTTATGAATATAAAAAGTAAAGCTATGGGAATGTACCAAACTAACTGCTATATAGTCAGTATTGAGGGTAAAGATTTTATTATAGACCCGGGTGTAGATGCAACACAGTGGGTAATGGAAAATGTGACAAATCCGGTAGCTATTTTAAACACACATGGACATTTTGATCATGTTTGGAGTAATGCAGAGTTACAAAAAAAACTAAATATTCCGCTTTATACTCCAAAAGATGATATTCCGATGCTAAGCTCAAACGATTGGGTACCTGATTTACCGCCTTCTAAGCCTGACTTTGAAGTTGACGGGGATGCCGAGCTGTTTTTTGATGATGTTAAAGTTAAATTTCGCCACTTTCCCGGTCACTGTCCGGGGTGTTCTACCATAGAGATAGGTGATGCTATGTTTAGCGGTGATTTTATATTTGAACGTTCAATCGGAAGATGCGATTTTCCATATTCATCAGTTGAAGATATGAAAGACTCTCTAAAAAGATTTAAAGAGTTGGATTACGACAAAAAGGTATATCCTGGACATGGCTCATCTACTACTATAAAAGCCGAACAAAAACATATAGACTACTGGATACAAAGTTTATAAGGAGTGATAGATGCAAGATAACTTTAAACATAAAGCAAAAGAGTGGGATTCTAAAAGTATCCGTGTACAAAATGCACTCACAATTGCAAAAGCAATAAAAGACAGAGTAAAACTTACACCAGATATGCATCTAATGGATTTTGGCGTCGGTACGGGACTTTTAGGTTTTGAAGTTTTAAAAGATGTTAAAAGTATGGTAGGCATAGATACTTCAAAAGGTATGCTTGAAAAACTAGAGGAAAAAAATTCTGATGATCTAAAGATAAAGCCTATTTGTCAAGATATAATCCAAAACCCTTTAGAAGATAAATTTGACGGGATTATCAGTTCTATGACACTTCATCATGTAAAAGATTTGAATAAATTTTTTACTACCGTTAAAAATAACCTGAATGAAAACGGTTTTATAGCTATAGCCGACTTAGAAAGTGAAGACGGTACTTTTCATTCTGACAATACAGGTGTATATCACTTTGGATTTGATAAAGATGAGTTATGTAATATAGTAAAGAGTTGTGGTTTTAAAGATACTTTTTTTCAAAATATAAGCACAATTCAAAAACCCCATAGAGACTTCGGTATATTTTTACTCGTTGCCAGAGTATAAACTCCTAGTTGCTAGGAGTTTTTTGTTCTTCTTCTAAAAGTTTTAACTTTAAAACATGACGTTCAGTTACAACTGTTTTAAAAACACCTTCAAAAACTTTTATATCTAGCACAAAAGCTTCTACGTTTACATTTCTTTTTCTACCCTCTTTATGTCTAACGGTTGCTTTAATACTAACTTTATCGCCAAGCTTTACGGGTGATAAAAATTGACAATCACTTGCAACAAGGACAACATTACGCTCATTGACCGCAGCCATGGCGGCATAATCCGCAGCTGAAAATATGAAACCGCCGTGAACCAGCCCCATATCGTCGGCTAACATCTCTTTAATAGTTTCTAATTCAACTTCGACATAACCGTTTTCCATCTTTTGAATTTTTCCGCTAAAATCGCCAT
The genomic region above belongs to Sulfurimonas lithotrophica and contains:
- a CDS encoding class I SAM-dependent DNA methyltransferase translates to MQDNFKHKAKEWDSKSIRVQNALTIAKAIKDRVKLTPDMHLMDFGVGTGLLGFEVLKDVKSMVGIDTSKGMLEKLEEKNSDDLKIKPICQDIIQNPLEDKFDGIISSMTLHHVKDLNKFFTTVKNNLNENGFIAIADLESEDGTFHSDNTGVYHFGFDKDELCNIVKSCGFKDTFFQNISTIQKPHRDFGIFLLVARV
- a CDS encoding MBL fold metallo-hydrolase; this translates as MNIKSKAMGMYQTNCYIVSIEGKDFIIDPGVDATQWVMENVTNPVAILNTHGHFDHVWSNAELQKKLNIPLYTPKDDIPMLSSNDWVPDLPPSKPDFEVDGDAELFFDDVKVKFRHFPGHCPGCSTIEIGDAMFSGDFIFERSIGRCDFPYSSVEDMKDSLKRFKELDYDKKVYPGHGSSTTIKAEQKHIDYWIQSL
- a CDS encoding PaaI family thioesterase; the protein is MAEEVQEEDVSLKGADTELEEYLIKEEEVILKTHQRIHGDFSGKIQKMENGYVEVELETIKEMLADDMGLVHGGFIFSAADYAAMAAVNERNVVLVASDCQFLSPVKLGDKVSIKATVRHKEGRKRNVNVEAFVLDIKVFEGVFKTVVTERHVLKLKLLEEEQKTPSN